The window CCAGCTGAACCTGAGCCTGTCGAAGAAGAAGCGCCAGCTGAGCCAGCGCCCGTTGAGGCAGAAGCGCCGGCAGAACCTGAGCCTGTCGAAGAAGAAGCGCCAGCTGAGCCAGCACCCGTCGCTGAAGCACCAGTTGAAGAAACTGCACCCGAGCCAGAAGCAGTTGAGCCTGCTGTTGAAGAAGCTACCGCACCTGTTGCTGAGCCAGAAGTAGCGGATGCTACTGCAGAGGTACCAGCCACTGAAGCCCCTGAAACGGATGCACCGGCTGAAGGTGTAGAAGTAGGTGAGGATGGAGAGAGCCTGGTTTCTGCAAGCCGCTACAAACTCACGGGTACCAAGGTCATTGGTAAAATTGACCTCGGTGAAGTAGATGATTCCCAGCCGAAAAAGAAACGGAAGCGTAAACGCAAACGGAAAAACGCTGACGACGCAGTTGCGACAAAACCTGATGCAGCAGCCAAAGACAAATCAGGTAGCACAACTGACGACAAGAAGTCGAAATCTAATACAAATAACAAGAAGAAAAAGAAGGGGAGAAAAGGTCCTGCTGTAGACCAGGCTGAAGTTGATAAGGCGTACCAGGAAACCCTCCGTAACCTCGAAAAAGGATCAGGACGCCAGCGTCAGCGCCGTAGAAGACAGCGTAGAGACGATGCTGCTGAAAAACGCGCACGCGATGTCGCACGCGCAGAAGAGGAAGCACAGATTCTTCGCGTTACCGAGTTTATTTCTACGGGTGAGCTCGCAAACCTGATGGATGTTGGCGTAAATGAAGTAATCAGCTTGTTGTTTGAGTCTGGAATGATGGTGTCCATCAACCAGCGCCTCGATGCTGATACAATTACGTTTGTCGCGGATGACTTTGGGTTTGAAGCAGAATTTATCACTGAGTTTGGCACCGATGATATCGAGCTTGAAGAAGACAAGCCGGAAGATCTCGTTGACCGTGCACCAGTGGTTACTGTCATGGGTCACGTAGACCACGGTAAAACCTCTTTGCTCGACTATCTGCGAAGCGCAGATGTGGTTGGCGGAGAGGCCGGCGGGATTACCCAGCATATCGGTGCCTACCACGTAGAATTGGCCGATAGCAGAAAGATTACCTTCCTGGATACACCGGGTCACGAAGCGTTTACCGCGATGCGTGCACGTGGGGCAAAGGTAACGGATGTAGTAATTCTTGTTGTCGCAGCTGATGACTCAGTGATGCCGCAGACAATTGAAGCCATCAACCATGCGAAAGCAGCTGAGGTACCAATTGTTGTTGCTATCAACAAAATTGACAAGCCAGATGCCAACACTGCGCGCGTAATGCAAGGACTTTCAGACCATAGCGTGCTCGTTGAGCAATATGGCGGCAAGGTGCAGTGTGCGCTGGTATCTGCAAAAACAGGAGAAGGCATTGACGAGTTGCTTGAGAAAGTACTGCTTGAGTCTGACCTGCTCGAATTAAAAGCGAATCCTTCAAGGAACGCGAATGGCATTGTGATTGAAAGTCGGCTCGATAAAGGCCGCGGTACCGTTGCTACGGTACTGATCCAAAATGGTACGCTTTCCGTTGGTGATGCCTTTGTAGCCGGTATCTTTAGCGGTAGGGTACGTGCCATGTTTGACGAGCGCGATCAGCGCGTCGACGGCATTGGGCCAGCTTTGCCTGCATTGGTACTTGGTATCAATGGTGCGCCCGAAGTAGGGGATCAGTTTATCGTCCTCGACGAAGAGCGCGAAGCCCGAGGTATTGCGCAGAAACGCCAGCAAATTCACCGTGAGCAGTCACACCGCCAGCGTAAACATATTACGCTTGACGAAATTGGTCGCCGGCTTGCCCTGGGCGATTTCCGCGAACTGAACCTGATTGTGAAAGCAGACGTGGGTGGTTCGGTAGAGGCGCTGTCTGACTCGCTGCTCAAACTATCTAATGAAGAAGTTGCTGTAAACATCATCCATAGCGGTGTTGGTGCAATTACTGAAGGCGACGTAATGCTTGCCACGGCATCTGACGCCGTAATCATTGGTTTCCAGGTTCGGCCTTCTCCAGGTGCACGTGCTGTTGCTGAGCGTGAGGAAATTGACATCCGGATGTACTCAATCATCTATGATGCAATTGAGGATGTTCGCGATGCACTTGAAGGCCTGTTGTCACCTGAAGAGAGTGAACGCATCACGGGCGGTGCTGAAGTGCGCGAAACATTCAAAGTACCCAAAATGGGTACGGTTGCCGGCTGTTACGTAACCGAAGGGCGCATCAAACGCAACGACCAGATTCGCCTGATCCGCGATGGAATCGTGATTTACGACGGCAATCTCAGTTCTTTGCGTCGTTTCAAAGATGATGTCAAGGAAGTGGTTAACGGCTATGAGTGTGGTATCGGTATGGAGAACTACAACGACCTCAAAGTAGGAGACCTCTTTGAGGCTTACGAAATCGTTGAGACCAAGCGTAAGCTTGAAGTGTAAACATTGCACTGTCTCCACCATTATTACGCAATAAGATCTCCACAGACGTGAGCATTCGAACGGAAAGGGTTGCTAAACTAATTCAGCGAGAAGTCGCTGGATTGCTTGGCACAGAGTTTAGTGAACAGCTACAACCCATGGTGACCGTGACGGGGGCCCGGGTGACCAAGGACCTGTCTATTGCCTACCTTTACGTAAGCGTGTTTGGCGAATCTGCTGCACAGCGAAAAGCCACGTTCAAGCACCTCGAAACCCTCACTGCCAAAGTGCGCACTTCGCTTGCTTCGCGTATACGGCATCAACTCCGTACCGTACCAGAAATTCGGTTTTTCCTGGACGAATCCCAGATTGAAGCCAATAAAATGGAAAATCTGTTTGAGCGCATCAGGGCGGAACGCGCGCGCCGGGAAGACAATGATCAGGAGTCTGCTTAAGCATCAGGGCGCATGGGTATGGCAACGCACGCAGTAGAAATCTGCAACTATCCGGACTTGCCCGACCATTTCAATGCTACCGTAGTGCCGGTTGACAAACCCAAAGATTGGAGCTCCTTTCGGGTTGTTAAAAAGGTGCGCTGGTTGACCAAAGTAAAGAAAGTGGGCCACGCCGGCACCCTCGATCCTATGGCAACCGGACTGCTCATCTGCCTGGTGGGCAAAGCCACAAAACAAATGGAAACGTTCATGCATCTGCCGAAGACGTATGAAGGGACCATTCGGCTTGGCGAACAAACTCCGTCTTATGATGCGGAGACGGAGGTGAGCGAAAGGAAAGCTGTGGATCACCTCGATGATGTTACCATCCGGAAAGCCTGCGATACGTTTATGGGTGAAATCACCCAGTTGCCTCCGATGTATTCTGCCGTCAAAATTGGCGGTGAGCGCTTGTATAAAAAAGCACGCCGCGGCGAGGTTGTCGAGCGCCGGCCACGGTTTGTGACCGTAACGCAGTTCGATGTGAAGCCCCGCGAAGGCAGGGATGTATCATTTGTTATTTCATGCTCCAAAGGGACTTACATCCGCAGTATCGCACACGATCTTGGGGAGTATCTGGGGGTAGGAGGACACCTGGTTGCGTTACGGCGTACCGCGATTGGTGATTTTTCGATAGATCAGGCCTGGCCGCTGGAAGAACTGGAAAAGCAGATTTTGTCGACTAGAGAGGGGTAGGCTATGGAATTGGCGTACGGCGTTGAGGGCCTGAAAAAAGATAACTCCTCGTTGATTACCGTCGGTACGTTTGACGGGATACATCATGGACACCAATCTATTATTCGATACCTGGTAGACAGGGCGCAACGCAAAGGCGGGACAAGTGTAGCGCTTTCATTTGATCCCCATCCACGGCAGGTGTTAACCGGTGAACCTGTGCCGATGTTAACGACTATCGAAGAGCGGGGAGCGTTGTTTGAGGCACTCGGACTCGATCGGTTTATTGTGGTGCCGTTTACTGAGGCTTTTGCGGCAACCAGTGCCCGTGATTTTGTGGTGGCGTTGCTGGTGGAGCAGGTAGGGATGCAAGAAATTGTGATAGGCTACGACCACGGATTTGGTAAAGGACGAGAAGGGAATAGCGATTTGCTGCAGCAGCTTGGTGCTGATTACGGCTTCTCTGTGGATGTAGTGCCGGCTCAGATTCTGGAGCAAGGTGTAGTGTCTTCTTCCCGCATTCGTGAACTGCTTGCTGTCGGGGAGGTTGGTACGGCCGGCCGGCTATTAAGCCGCCCCTACAGTTTAATGGGTACCGTAGTACATGGAGATGGGCGCGGCAAAACCATCGGATATCCCACGGCAAATATCGCAGTTGCCAACCCAAACAAAGTAGTGCCGAAGCAAGGGGTTTATGCGGTACATGTGCGCGTTGGAGATGCCCCTGAATTGCACGGCGCAATGATGAATGTTGGGGTGCGGCCAACCTTTGCTAATCCAGATAAAAAACCACTACAAACGCTGGAAATCCATATTTTCGACCTGGATGCTGATTTGTACGGTACACGCTTGACCGTAGATTTTGTGAAGCGAATCAGGGACGAACAAAAATTTAATTCAATTGATGCACTCATCAAGCAACTTTCGAAAGACGAAGCGCGTTGTAGGGCTGAACTCAAGCTATAGACTTGATGAAGATATGCGGAGATTCAAGTAGGATTTCTTGCGTCTTCTTTAGCATGGTATAATCTAAAGAGGAGTCTTTAATGATCTCAAAACAGAAAAAACAAGAGCTTATCGGGCAGTTCGGCAAGAACGGACAAGATACCGGTACGCCAGAAGTTCAGATTGCGATTTTTTCCAAACGCATTTCAGAGCTCACAGCACATTTGCAAAAGCACCCAAAGGATCACTCCACCCGTAGGGGGCTCATTAAGCTCGTCGGTAAACGACGTCGATTGCTGAATTACCTCGTGGACAAAGATATTGAACGTTATCGAAAGGTCATCAGCGATCTGGGCATCCGTAAATAGATTTTTTTGCAGGACGGCATCTGTTTCAGATGCCGTCTTTGCATGAACAAACTGGTTTACATTTTTGCAAATGCCCCTGCCTCGCACATCTCTGGTCCAGGAACTGCAAGTAATAGGATCAAAAAGCGCGTACGCGTAAGCACACGCACATCCCTTATGAAGAGTATGTCCTGAGTTGGATAGCGCGAGATAGTAATTTTGTTGAATGGAGTAGAAAAAAGAAGAAAACGAATAATTAACATGTCACAAGCAACAATACAAGAAATTGAATTTGCACCAGGAAGGTTTATAACCCTTGAAACAGGCCGGCTGGCAAAGCAGGCCAATGGTGCAGTTGTCGCCCGCCTCGGAGATACTATGGTGCTGGCAACTGCGGTTCTGGCGCGTGAAGCCAAAGAATTCCAGTCATTTTTCCCACTGACAGTAGAGTATCGCGAAAAATTCTCCTCAGCCGGCAAAATACCTGGCGGCTTTATCAAACGCGAAGGACGCTCTAACGATCAAGAAATTCTCACGTCTCGTCTTACCGACCGGACCATCCGCCCCCTGTTTCCAGAGGGCTTTTTTAACGAAGTTCAGATCATCGTTTACGTGCTCTCTGCAGACGACGAAAATGATGCTGATGTACTTTCCGGCGTTGCTGCATCAGCAGCACTTATGTGCGCCGGCGCACCTTTTGACGGACCAACCGCCAGTGTACGCGTCGGACGCGTCGACGGTGAGTTTGTCGTTAATCCAACAATAGAAGAACTGGAAGAAAGCGACATCAACCTGATCGTTGCTGGTAAAGAAGACGCTATTGTAATGGTAGAAGGTGAAATGGACGAAGTGAGCGAGCTGGAAATGCTCGAAGCGCTCGACATTGCACACGACGCTGTGAAAGTACTGTGTCGCGGCCAGAAAGTGTTCGCAGAGAACTTTGGCCCAGGCGAATTTACCTACGAAGTTACCGGTCTTCCCGAAGGCCTCGAAGAAAAAGTACACGGTCTGATTCACGATCGCATGGTTGCCCATCTCGAGCAGCCTTACGCAAAAGAAACGTTCTACGGCGGTATCGCTGATATCAAAACAGAAACGCTGGACATGATGCTAGGTACCCCTGATCCTGAAACAGGAGAAGGACGCGCTGAAGCTACAGAAGAAGGCTACACCGCTGGCGATATCAAAAAAGCTGTAGGCAACGTTGAAAGCACGATCATGCGCGAAATGATCATGGCTAACGGCCGTCGCATAGATGGACGTGGCACTGCTGATGTTCGCCACATCTGGTCTGAGGTAGGTTATCTGCCACGCGTCCACGGTTCTGCCGTCTTTACCCGCGGTGAAACGCAGGTGCTTGCATCGGTTACCCTTGGTACCCGGAAAGACGTACAGCCAGTTGATCAGGTGTTCGACACAACCGATCGTCGTTTCTTCCTGCATTACAACTTCCCGCCATTCTGTACGGGTGAAGCCAAATTCCTGCGTGGCGCAAGCCGGCGCGAGATTGGCCACGGTTACCTCGCTGAACGTGCACTCAAACGCATGATTCCTTCAGACGACGAATTCCCGTACACCGTGCGTATCAACGCTGACGTACTCGAATCAAATGGCTCTTCCTCAATGGCTTCCGTATGCTCAGGCATGCTCGCCATGATGGATGCTGGCGTGCCTATTCGCAAACCAGTTGCCGGTGTGGCCATGGGCCTCATCACTGATGGAGAGCGCACTGCCATTCTTACCGATATCCTTGGAACAGAAGATCACCTTGGCGACATGGACTTCAAGGTGACTGGTACGGAAGACGGCATCACTGCTTGCCAGATGGACATTAAGGTGACAGGACTCTCTCGCGAGATCCTCGTTGCTGCCCTTGAGCAGGCACGCGAAGGCCGGCTGCATATCCTCGACAAAATGAACGAGGCCCTCGACCAGCCACGCGAACAGCTCTCGCCATTTGCGCCACGGCTGACACAGATCGCTATCGATCCAGACTTCATTGGTGCGGTTATCGGGCCTGGTGGTAAAATCATCCAGGGTATCCAGAAAGATACCAACACCGTGATCGAAATCGAAGAGCGCGATGGACAGGGCTTTGTAACGATTGCTGCTACCAATGGCGAAGACGCGCAGGCAGCGGTTGCAATCGTAAAAGGCATTGTTACGGTTCCTGAAGAAGGCGAAGAGTACGAAGGTACCGTTCGCAATATTCAGAACTTTGGTGCGATCATCGAAATCATGCCTGGCCGCGAAGGCTTGTTGCATGTTTCTGAAATCGACCACGGCTATGTCGAAAACGTAGAGGACTATGTTCAGGTTGGCGACAAAGTTAAAGTGAAGCTGATTGAAGTGCGGGGCGACGGTAAATTGCGCTTGAGCCGCAAGCCGTTCCTGCCAAAGCCTGAAGGCTACGACGAAGAGCGTGAAGAGCGCCGGCAGTCCAGAGACCGCGATGGCGGTGGACGGAGTGGATATCGTGGTGGCAGAGGCCGTGATGGTGGTGGCCGCGATGGCCGGCGAAATGGCCGGGGTGGCGGTGACCGCAGACGATAGCCTGAATGAAAACATTGAGTTTTCTCGGCTTTTGTGCTAACCTAGCCATCAAATAGTACGCGCAGGGAAGCAGGTAATCTACCTGCTTCCCTGTCTTTTGTGTACCCACCGGATTGTATTGTAGATGCACACCAGTAAAAAACACAAACGGGTTACACCCGGATATCAAAAAACTGTATTGCCGAACGGCTTACGGATTATTACCGAATCTATCCCTACGGTTCGTTCCATTTCTGTAGGCATATGGGTGCATACAGGCAGCCGGCATGAGGCTAGCGACGAGGCCGGCATCAGCCATTTTATCGAACACATGGTGTTCAAGGGGACCAGGAAGCGAAAAACCCATCAGATTGCAAATCGACTTGAAGCTGTTGGTGGCTACCTCAATGCCTTTACAAGTAAAGAGTACACCTGCTACTTTGCCCGAGCACTTGATGAGCACCTCGAACGTGCCATAGATGTTGTGTGCGACCTGGTACTCCAGCCGACCTTTCCCGAGAAAGAGCTGGAGCGTGAGAAGGATGTGGTACTGGAAGAAATCAAAATGTATGAGGATGTACCGGAAGACCTCATCTTTGACCGCTTCGAGTCGCTTATTTATGAAGGCGATACATTGGGCCGGCCAGTAATAGGCTTTCCCGAAACTGTCCGATCCTTTACACGCGAGCAACTCCTTGCATATATGGACGCCGCGTATACACCAAACCGCACCGTGTTGTCTGTTGCCGGCAATGTGGACCACGAGAAGGTTGTCCGATACGCCGAAAAAGCCTTTGCGCCGTCATCCCGGCAGCCCGTTGAAACCTCTTCGCCAAGGGCGAATGGATATGCGCCGGCTGAGCTCAACGAGCAGCGCGTAATTCAGCAAGCCCATCTTGTCATGGGCACACGGGGCCTCAGTATTCACGACAAAAACCGCGTAGCCCTTACTGTACTCAATACCATACTGGGCGGGGGCATGTCGAGCCGCCTCAACCAGAATATCAGGGAGAAATACGGCTACTGCTACAATATTTATTCGTTTACTAATATGCACTCGGATACGGGCGACTTTGGTATATACATGGGAACGGATCACGCAAAGGTGGCGCATTCCCAAAAGCTTGTGCAACGCGAACTCGACAAGCTCATGCAGGAGAAAGTGAGCAGCAGAAAATTGAAGCAAGCCATCAACCAGGTTAAGGGCTCGTTAATGCTGGGACTCGAAAGCATGAGCAACAGGATGATGCGCATGGCACGGCAGGAGCTCTTTTTCTCGCGTTACTTTACCCTCGATGAAATTATAGCATCTGTTGAGCAGATTAGTGCAGAAGAAGTACGCGATCTGGCACAGCAGCTTTTTCAGGCAGAAAACTTCTCACGGGTTGTGTTTCACCCTTTAAACGCATGAGCACCAAATCTTCAGCGATAAACAAAGTACTGGTAACGGGTGGCGCCGGCTTTATCGGATCGCACGTGGCTGAAGCATGCATTGCTGGCGGGTATGAGGTACACATTCTGGATAACCTGTCTTCGGGCAGCGCGGATAACCTGCCAGAGGGTGCCTTTTTCCATCAACTGGACTTAAGAGATCCTGCCATTGAAACGCTCTTTGCTGAAGAGCAATTCCCTGTTGTAATCCACCACGCAGCGCAACTGGATGTCCGTAAGTCTGTCGCAGCGCCTGCCTTTGATGCTGATGTAAACGTACTCGGTTTCTTACGGTTGATGGAAGCCGGCCGAA is drawn from Bacteroidota bacterium and contains these coding sequences:
- the infB gene encoding translation initiation factor IF-2 codes for the protein VNASINNEDAYFSLLEAFASDKETADRVKEKRAARTSDSKPEDEDAATADDAAEAPAEPEPVEAEAPAEPEPVEAEAPAEPEPVEEEAPAEPAPVEAEAPAEPEPVEEEAPAEPAPVAEAPVEETAPEPEAVEPAVEEATAPVAEPEVADATAEVPATEAPETDAPAEGVEVGEDGESLVSASRYKLTGTKVIGKIDLGEVDDSQPKKKRKRKRKRKNADDAVATKPDAAAKDKSGSTTDDKKSKSNTNNKKKKKGRKGPAVDQAEVDKAYQETLRNLEKGSGRQRQRRRRQRRDDAAEKRARDVARAEEEAQILRVTEFISTGELANLMDVGVNEVISLLFESGMMVSINQRLDADTITFVADDFGFEAEFITEFGTDDIELEEDKPEDLVDRAPVVTVMGHVDHGKTSLLDYLRSADVVGGEAGGITQHIGAYHVELADSRKITFLDTPGHEAFTAMRARGAKVTDVVILVVAADDSVMPQTIEAINHAKAAEVPIVVAINKIDKPDANTARVMQGLSDHSVLVEQYGGKVQCALVSAKTGEGIDELLEKVLLESDLLELKANPSRNANGIVIESRLDKGRGTVATVLIQNGTLSVGDAFVAGIFSGRVRAMFDERDQRVDGIGPALPALVLGINGAPEVGDQFIVLDEEREARGIAQKRQQIHREQSHRQRKHITLDEIGRRLALGDFRELNLIVKADVGGSVEALSDSLLKLSNEEVAVNIIHSGVGAITEGDVMLATASDAVIIGFQVRPSPGARAVAEREEIDIRMYSIIYDAIEDVRDALEGLLSPEESERITGGAEVRETFKVPKMGTVAGCYVTEGRIKRNDQIRLIRDGIVIYDGNLSSLRRFKDDVKEVVNGYECGIGMENYNDLKVGDLFEAYEIVETKRKLEV
- a CDS encoding bifunctional riboflavin kinase/FAD synthetase; translation: MELAYGVEGLKKDNSSLITVGTFDGIHHGHQSIIRYLVDRAQRKGGTSVALSFDPHPRQVLTGEPVPMLTTIEERGALFEALGLDRFIVVPFTEAFAATSARDFVVALLVEQVGMQEIVIGYDHGFGKGREGNSDLLQQLGADYGFSVDVVPAQILEQGVVSSSRIRELLAVGEVGTAGRLLSRPYSLMGTVVHGDGRGKTIGYPTANIAVANPNKVVPKQGVYAVHVRVGDAPELHGAMMNVGVRPTFANPDKKPLQTLEIHIFDLDADLYGTRLTVDFVKRIRDEQKFNSIDALIKQLSKDEARCRAELKL
- a CDS encoding pitrilysin family protein — protein: MHTSKKHKRVTPGYQKTVLPNGLRIITESIPTVRSISVGIWVHTGSRHEASDEAGISHFIEHMVFKGTRKRKTHQIANRLEAVGGYLNAFTSKEYTCYFARALDEHLERAIDVVCDLVLQPTFPEKELEREKDVVLEEIKMYEDVPEDLIFDRFESLIYEGDTLGRPVIGFPETVRSFTREQLLAYMDAAYTPNRTVLSVAGNVDHEKVVRYAEKAFAPSSRQPVETSSPRANGYAPAELNEQRVIQQAHLVMGTRGLSIHDKNRVALTVLNTILGGGMSSRLNQNIREKYGYCYNIYSFTNMHSDTGDFGIYMGTDHAKVAHSQKLVQRELDKLMQEKVSSRKLKQAINQVKGSLMLGLESMSNRMMRMARQELFFSRYFTLDEIIASVEQISAEEVRDLAQQLFQAENFSRVVFHPLNA
- the rpsO gene encoding 30S ribosomal protein S15, whose amino-acid sequence is MISKQKKQELIGQFGKNGQDTGTPEVQIAIFSKRISELTAHLQKHPKDHSTRRGLIKLVGKRRRLLNYLVDKDIERYRKVISDLGIRK
- the pnp gene encoding polyribonucleotide nucleotidyltransferase, coding for MSQATIQEIEFAPGRFITLETGRLAKQANGAVVARLGDTMVLATAVLAREAKEFQSFFPLTVEYREKFSSAGKIPGGFIKREGRSNDQEILTSRLTDRTIRPLFPEGFFNEVQIIVYVLSADDENDADVLSGVAASAALMCAGAPFDGPTASVRVGRVDGEFVVNPTIEELEESDINLIVAGKEDAIVMVEGEMDEVSELEMLEALDIAHDAVKVLCRGQKVFAENFGPGEFTYEVTGLPEGLEEKVHGLIHDRMVAHLEQPYAKETFYGGIADIKTETLDMMLGTPDPETGEGRAEATEEGYTAGDIKKAVGNVESTIMREMIMANGRRIDGRGTADVRHIWSEVGYLPRVHGSAVFTRGETQVLASVTLGTRKDVQPVDQVFDTTDRRFFLHYNFPPFCTGEAKFLRGASRREIGHGYLAERALKRMIPSDDEFPYTVRINADVLESNGSSSMASVCSGMLAMMDAGVPIRKPVAGVAMGLITDGERTAILTDILGTEDHLGDMDFKVTGTEDGITACQMDIKVTGLSREILVAALEQAREGRLHILDKMNEALDQPREQLSPFAPRLTQIAIDPDFIGAVIGPGGKIIQGIQKDTNTVIEIEERDGQGFVTIAATNGEDAQAAVAIVKGIVTVPEEGEEYEGTVRNIQNFGAIIEIMPGREGLLHVSEIDHGYVENVEDYVQVGDKVKVKLIEVRGDGKLRLSRKPFLPKPEGYDEEREERRQSRDRDGGGRSGYRGGRGRDGGGRDGRRNGRGGGDRRR
- the truB gene encoding tRNA pseudouridine(55) synthase TruB, giving the protein MATHAVEICNYPDLPDHFNATVVPVDKPKDWSSFRVVKKVRWLTKVKKVGHAGTLDPMATGLLICLVGKATKQMETFMHLPKTYEGTIRLGEQTPSYDAETEVSERKAVDHLDDVTIRKACDTFMGEITQLPPMYSAVKIGGERLYKKARRGEVVERRPRFVTVTQFDVKPREGRDVSFVISCSKGTYIRSIAHDLGEYLGVGGHLVALRRTAIGDFSIDQAWPLEELEKQILSTREG
- the rbfA gene encoding 30S ribosome-binding factor RbfA, producing MSIRTERVAKLIQREVAGLLGTEFSEQLQPMVTVTGARVTKDLSIAYLYVSVFGESAAQRKATFKHLETLTAKVRTSLASRIRHQLRTVPEIRFFLDESQIEANKMENLFERIRAERARREDNDQESA